The following proteins come from a genomic window of Kitasatospora sp. NBC_01246:
- the shc gene encoding squalene--hopene cyclase yields MTATADGRLDPEYDSEPVAVGDRPPALLSAGRSADRPDQEQDGPLSAEEALARATTHLLSLQSSEGWWKGDLETNVTMDAEDLLLRQFLGIRTEEQTKATAEWIRSQQREDGTWSTFHGGPAELSTTVEAYVALKLAGDDPDAPHMLAAARYVRSAGGIAAARVFTRIWLALFGWWPWARLPEMPPEIIFLPKWLPLNIYAFGCWARQTIVPLTIVSAHRPVRPAPFPLTELHTDPEHPFPERPLAPATTWDGVFERLDKVLHAYHRRALRPLRRLALSQACRWIVERQEADGCWGGIQPPAVYSLIALHLEGYELDHPVMQAGLSSFDRFTVHTEDGRRWLEACQSPVWDTCLATIALADAGLPADHPALVSAVDWMLAEEITRRGDWSVQRPSLAPGGWAFEFENDTYPDIDDTAEVVLALRRVAHPDPAKVTGAVDRGVGWNLGMQSKNGAWGAFDVDNTSTLPNKLPFCDFGEVVDPPSADVTAHVVEMLAEVGKGKDPRTRRGVEWLLRNQEADGSWFGRWGTNYIYGTGSVLPALVAAGVPDEHPAIRRAVRWLEDRQNTDGGWGEDMRSYEDPARWAGRGDSTASQTAWALMALLAAGEGPDGRANPAVVRGVDWLARTQLPEGTWDEPQFTGTGFPWDFSINYHLYRLVFPVTALGRYLHGTPATGRDSVPGAKGAPAGGSPVIGAAR; encoded by the coding sequence TTGACAGCAACCGCGGACGGCCGGCTCGACCCTGAGTACGATTCCGAGCCGGTCGCGGTGGGCGACCGCCCCCCGGCGCTGCTGAGCGCCGGGCGGTCGGCCGACCGGCCCGACCAGGAGCAGGACGGTCCGCTCTCGGCCGAGGAGGCACTGGCGCGCGCCACCACCCACCTGCTCTCGCTGCAGAGCTCCGAGGGCTGGTGGAAGGGCGACCTGGAGACCAACGTCACCATGGACGCCGAGGATTTACTGCTCCGGCAGTTCCTCGGGATCCGGACGGAGGAGCAGACCAAGGCCACCGCCGAGTGGATCCGCTCCCAGCAACGGGAGGACGGCACCTGGTCCACCTTCCACGGCGGACCGGCGGAGCTCTCCACCACGGTCGAGGCCTACGTCGCGCTCAAGCTCGCCGGTGACGATCCCGACGCCCCGCACATGCTCGCCGCCGCCCGCTACGTCCGGTCCGCCGGCGGCATCGCGGCCGCCCGGGTCTTCACCCGGATCTGGCTGGCCCTCTTCGGCTGGTGGCCCTGGGCGCGGCTGCCCGAGATGCCACCTGAGATCATCTTCCTGCCCAAGTGGCTCCCGCTGAACATCTACGCCTTCGGATGCTGGGCCCGGCAGACCATCGTGCCGCTCACCATCGTCTCGGCGCACCGCCCGGTGCGCCCCGCGCCGTTCCCGCTGACCGAGTTGCACACCGACCCGGAGCACCCCTTCCCCGAGCGCCCGCTCGCCCCCGCCACCACCTGGGACGGCGTCTTCGAACGCCTGGACAAGGTGCTGCACGCCTACCACCGCCGGGCGCTGCGCCCACTGCGCCGGCTCGCCCTCTCGCAGGCCTGCCGCTGGATCGTCGAGCGGCAGGAGGCGGACGGCTGCTGGGGCGGGATCCAGCCGCCCGCCGTCTACTCGCTGATCGCCCTGCACCTGGAGGGCTACGAACTCGACCATCCGGTGATGCAGGCCGGGCTCTCCTCCTTCGACCGCTTCACCGTGCACACCGAGGACGGCCGGCGCTGGCTGGAGGCCTGCCAGTCCCCGGTCTGGGACACCTGCCTGGCCACCATCGCGCTGGCCGACGCCGGGCTGCCGGCCGATCACCCCGCGCTGGTCTCGGCCGTCGACTGGATGCTCGCCGAGGAGATCACCCGGCGCGGCGACTGGTCCGTCCAGCGGCCCTCGCTCGCCCCCGGCGGCTGGGCGTTCGAATTCGAGAACGACACCTACCCCGACATCGACGACACCGCCGAGGTGGTGCTCGCCCTGCGCCGGGTGGCCCACCCCGATCCCGCCAAGGTGACCGGCGCGGTCGACCGCGGGGTCGGCTGGAACCTCGGCATGCAGTCCAAGAACGGCGCCTGGGGCGCCTTCGACGTCGACAACACCAGCACCCTGCCCAACAAGCTGCCGTTCTGCGACTTCGGCGAGGTGGTCGACCCGCCGTCCGCCGACGTCACCGCCCACGTGGTGGAGATGCTCGCCGAGGTCGGCAAGGGCAAGGACCCCCGCACCCGCCGGGGCGTGGAGTGGCTGCTGCGCAACCAGGAGGCCGACGGCTCCTGGTTCGGCCGCTGGGGCACCAACTACATCTACGGCACCGGCTCGGTGCTGCCCGCCCTGGTCGCGGCCGGCGTCCCGGACGAGCACCCGGCGATCCGCCGCGCCGTCCGCTGGCTGGAGGACCGGCAGAACACCGACGGCGGCTGGGGCGAGGACATGCGCTCCTACGAGGACCCGGCCCGCTGGGCCGGGCGCGGCGACTCCACCGCCTCGCAGACCGCGTGGGCGCTGATGGCGCTGCTCGCGGCCGGCGAGGGCCCGGACGGCCGGGCCAACCCGGCGGTCGTGCGCGGGGTCGACTGGCTGGCCCGCACCCAGCTGCCCGAGGGCACCTGGGACGAGCCGCAGTTCACCGGGACGGGCTTCCCGTGGGACTTCTCCATCAACTACCACCTCTACCGGCTGGTCTTCCCGGTCACCGCGCTCGGCCGGTACCTGCACGGCACTCCCGCCACCGGCCGGGACAGCGTCCCCGGCGCCAAGGGCGCCCCGGCCGGCGGCAGCCCGGTGATCGGAGCGGCCCGGTGA
- a CDS encoding polyprenyl synthetase family protein gives MESRTGTAVGGTAHAEPVSVPELLARSRTLCTPPLRAAVARLAAPMDTVGAYHFGWIDRDGTPAAGDGGKAVRPALALLSAQAVGAPAEAGVPGGVAVELVHNFSLLHDDLMDGDETRRHRATAWTVFGPAQAILVGDALATLGTEVLLDAATAGGTSPTDAARAVRLLTTATRRLIDGQAMDVAFEQRDSVTVAECLEMEGGKTAALLAAASAIGAVLAGADDRVSDALQRYGHHLGLAFQAVDDLLGIWGATEVTGKPHWGDLRQRKKSLPVAAALAEGGSASRRLAEQLADPSGRGEESEPELAARAALIEEAGGRAWTQEEARRQHTTALAALDEVPMPDVVREHFVALAEFVVVRER, from the coding sequence GTGGAGTCACGCACCGGCACTGCCGTCGGAGGCACGGCGCACGCCGAACCGGTCTCGGTGCCGGAGCTGCTCGCCCGCAGCCGCACGCTCTGCACCCCGCCGTTGCGGGCCGCCGTCGCCCGTTTGGCCGCACCGATGGACACCGTCGGGGCCTACCACTTCGGCTGGATCGACCGGGACGGCACGCCGGCCGCGGGGGACGGCGGCAAGGCCGTGCGCCCCGCCCTGGCGCTGCTCTCGGCCCAGGCCGTCGGCGCTCCGGCGGAGGCCGGTGTGCCCGGTGGGGTGGCCGTTGAACTGGTGCACAACTTCTCCCTGCTCCATGATGATCTGATGGACGGTGACGAGACCAGACGGCACCGGGCCACCGCCTGGACGGTCTTCGGACCGGCCCAGGCGATCCTGGTGGGCGACGCCCTGGCGACGCTCGGTACCGAGGTGCTGCTCGACGCGGCCACCGCCGGTGGCACGAGCCCCACCGACGCCGCGCGCGCCGTCCGGCTCCTCACCACCGCCACCCGTCGGCTCATCGACGGCCAGGCCATGGACGTCGCCTTCGAACAGCGGGACAGCGTCACCGTCGCCGAGTGCCTGGAGATGGAGGGTGGCAAGACCGCCGCCCTGCTCGCCGCCGCCTCCGCGATCGGCGCCGTCCTGGCCGGCGCCGACGACCGGGTCTCGGACGCCCTCCAGCGCTACGGCCACCACCTCGGACTGGCCTTCCAGGCGGTGGACGACCTGCTCGGCATCTGGGGCGCCACCGAGGTCACCGGAAAGCCGCACTGGGGGGACCTCCGCCAGCGCAAGAAGTCCTTGCCGGTGGCCGCGGCCCTCGCCGAGGGCGGCTCGGCCTCGCGCCGGCTCGCCGAACAGCTGGCCGACCCCTCGGGGCGCGGCGAGGAGAGCGAGCCCGAGCTCGCCGCCCGCGCCGCGCTGATCGAGGAGGCCGGCGGCCGCGCCTGGACCCAGGAGGAGGCCCGCCGCCAGCACACGACTGCCCTCGCCGCTCTGGACGAGGTGCCCATGCCCGATGTGGTGCGCGAGCACTTCGTCGCACTCGCCGAATTCGTGGTGGTACGAGAGAGGTGA